A genomic segment from Vagococcus zengguangii encodes:
- a CDS encoding DUF4044 domain-containing protein, protein MKKSKFDTIKKIVIWLMLIATIGSAIISVIIAAMNM, encoded by the coding sequence ATGAAAAAATCAAAATTTGATACAATAAAAAAAATCGTTATTTGGTTAATGTTAATTGCAACAATTGGATCTGCTATTATTTCAGTTATTATTGCAGCTATGAATATGTAA
- the mraZ gene encoding division/cell wall cluster transcriptional repressor MraZ has translation MFMGEHRHNIDAKGRLIMPAKFRDDLGEKFVLTRGLDGCLFGYPMEEWQQLEDKLKELPISKKDARTFVRFFYSAATECELDKQGRINIPASLREHATIEKGCVVIGVSDRIEIWSEERWQSYSAEAESQYDDLAESMIDFGF, from the coding sequence ATGTTTATGGGCGAACATCGTCATAATATTGATGCAAAAGGTCGTTTAATTATGCCAGCCAAATTTCGCGATGATTTAGGCGAGAAATTTGTGCTAACGCGCGGTTTAGACGGGTGTTTGTTTGGCTATCCAATGGAAGAATGGCAACAACTTGAAGATAAGTTGAAAGAATTGCCTATTTCCAAAAAAGACGCTAGAACATTTGTGCGTTTTTTCTACTCGGCAGCGACTGAATGTGAATTAGATAAGCAAGGTAGAATTAATATTCCAGCCTCATTAAGAGAACACGCAACGATTGAAAAAGGTTGTGTCGTGATTGGGGTTTCAGATCGTATTGAAATATGGAGCGAAGAAAGATGGCAATCGTATTCTGCTGAAGCTGAAAGTCAATATGATGATTTAGCAGAGTCAATGATTGATTTCGGATTTTAG
- a CDS encoding DUF3397 domain-containing protein gives MNTITPMLFFWIFYPFIMMSASHFIVKRWSLLQRYQLRTSDIATPLLYIGLHYLSLQVFSVSVIPYMIMIVSMIGIIVAVVQARIYGDIHYKFYFKMFWRFTFLVSLLIYIFLIVYGLIRLLYAF, from the coding sequence ATGAATACGATTACGCCAATGCTGTTTTTTTGGATATTTTATCCGTTTATTATGATGTCCGCTAGCCACTTTATTGTAAAAAGGTGGTCATTATTGCAACGTTATCAACTAAGGACATCTGATATTGCCACACCTTTACTATACATTGGTCTGCACTATTTATCACTTCAAGTTTTTTCTGTGTCTGTTATTCCGTATATGATCATGATTGTCTCGATGATAGGTATTATAGTAGCCGTAGTTCAGGCTCGAATTTATGGAGATATTCATTACAAATTTTATTTTAAAATGTTTTGGCGTTTTACGTTTTTAGTTAGTTTATTAATTTATATATTCTTGATTGTATATGGATTAATTAGACTGCTTTATGCATTTTAG
- the rsmH gene encoding 16S rRNA (cytosine(1402)-N(4))-methyltransferase RsmH — translation MVREFNHITVLLNETVDNTITNPDGVYVDCTLGGAGHSELLLSKLSEKGHLYAFDQDQTAIDHAKEKLKTYIDKGQVTFIKSNFRYLTQELAELGVTEVDGLIYDLGVSSPQLDEIERGFSYHNDAQLDMRMDQQADFTAKELVNTYTYEQLVKIFYRYGEEKFSKQIARLIEKKRLEKPIETTGELVEIIKEGIPAPARRKGGHPAKRIFQAIRIEVNDELAVVEESLEQAIDLLKIGGRVGVITFHSLEDRLVKNIFKEYSQIKDVPPGLPVIPDEFLPKLKLVNRKPILPGEEELEYNNRARSAKLRVAEKQNSK, via the coding sequence ATGGTAAGAGAATTTAACCATATCACCGTGCTATTGAATGAAACCGTAGATAATACTATTACTAATCCTGATGGTGTCTATGTCGACTGTACCCTAGGTGGTGCGGGACATAGTGAGTTGTTATTATCTAAATTGTCTGAAAAAGGACATTTGTATGCATTTGATCAAGATCAAACGGCGATAGATCACGCAAAAGAGAAATTAAAAACATATATAGATAAAGGGCAAGTTACATTCATTAAAAGTAACTTTCGTTATTTAACGCAAGAGTTAGCTGAGTTGGGAGTTACAGAAGTTGACGGCTTAATTTATGATTTAGGTGTTTCGTCACCTCAACTAGATGAAATTGAGCGTGGCTTTAGCTATCATAACGATGCCCAATTAGATATGCGTATGGACCAACAAGCAGATTTCACAGCAAAAGAATTGGTAAATACGTATACGTATGAACAACTAGTTAAAATCTTCTATCGTTATGGAGAAGAAAAGTTCTCAAAACAAATTGCACGTTTAATTGAGAAGAAAAGATTAGAAAAACCAATTGAAACAACAGGTGAATTGGTCGAAATTATTAAAGAAGGAATTCCAGCCCCTGCGCGACGTAAGGGAGGACATCCAGCTAAGCGGATTTTCCAAGCTATTCGAATTGAAGTAAATGATGAATTAGCAGTAGTTGAAGAATCGTTGGAACAAGCGATTGATTTATTAAAAATTGGTGGTCGTGTTGGCGTTATCACATTCCACTCACTAGAAGATCGTTTAGTTAAAAATATTTTTAAAGAATATAGTCAAATTAAAGATGTCCCACCTGGGCTACCAGTTATTCCTGATGAATTCTTACCTAAACTTAAATTGGTTAATCGTAAACCAATTTTACCTGGAGAAGAAGAGTTAGAATATAATAACCGAGCGCGTAGTGCAAAGTTAAGGGTAGCTGAAAAGCAGAATAGTAAGTAA
- the ftsL gene encoding cell division protein FtsL — protein sequence MAEQRSFDVIEQTVSEPVELSVIENQPEAVDFKQPVSRLERITKVEKMLVLALIVFFVVLSALTVQISNRVSQYEREISSIESKNTEIKKSVIELEQEKTELSRVDRLNEIAKQAGLSKHEDKIRNVTK from the coding sequence ATGGCGGAGCAAAGAAGTTTTGATGTGATTGAACAAACTGTTAGTGAACCAGTTGAGCTATCAGTCATTGAAAATCAACCAGAAGCAGTTGATTTCAAGCAGCCGGTCTCAAGACTAGAACGCATTACTAAAGTTGAGAAGATGTTAGTATTAGCGTTGATTGTCTTTTTTGTAGTCCTTTCTGCACTTACTGTTCAAATCTCAAATAGGGTTTCTCAATATGAACGTGAAATTTCGTCAATTGAGTCTAAAAATACTGAAATTAAAAAGTCAGTGATAGAATTGGAACAAGAAAAAACTGAACTTTCTAGAGTGGATCGTTTAAATGAAATAGCGAAACAAGCTGGATTATCAAAACATGAAGATAAAATAAGGAACGTGACTAAGTAA